From the genome of Bactrocera oleae isolate idBacOlea1 chromosome 2, idBacOlea1, whole genome shotgun sequence, one region includes:
- the TyrRII gene encoding tyramine receptor 1, with product MTSENQPALTTEAVPPLLSKSFIALGSSSMERQAHSQQSNSPIHKLYRVPRRMAEGRFASGSGAQHLKTLLYKFLAITSTAATVAATTTATIGTQLKHFNDATASTATPSIATSATSFAVVPTTFATALSVVFPSVTSLNAFIPTNATTVGGDLPDASDSAQVTLYDSSTMSILNRSSVTLSTAATTASAHAAASMDAYLVALRWPQALAVAIFVLLILVTVVGNTLVILSVLTTRRLRTVTNCFVMNLAITDWLVGTCVMPPAVMLYVVGSWRYGWILCDIWISLDVLLCTGSILSLCAISLDRYLAVTQPLNYSKKRRSKRLALGMIFIVWVTALLISCPPYLGWYEPGRRREDNVVCRYNQNKGYVVFSAMGSFFIPLAVMMYVYMKIGYVLTSRRQRMVRDAKSERTADHDIDCDNFISESEHYQCATPKFPSFKSRWGSGHASSNNSSAKNLSLHCSKCNKVYLDNANSGSASINGGGLKHQASFYELVEVSRLTSIIQCSAMNCKYAGVCMHSRAMSVPLAERRSSSLPMQGVHFVEDGMSFSDNCLAANSTLTTSMTTTRGLKFNPMLRQNQEQSHAQHHHNHHHHPHRIPMRVSTTKRDTKTAKTLTIVMGGFIACWLPFFIYYLLMPFLPPPAVLEGLMSFLTWVGWVNCAINPFIYAFYNPDFRTAFWRLTCRRICKQKPPLNHMAMFRG from the exons ATGACTTCCGAGAACCAGCCAGCTCTCACCACCGAGGCAGTCCCCCCACTATTATCGAAGTCCTTCATTGCGCTTGGGTCCAGTTCCATGGAACGACAAGCGCACAGCCAACAATCCAATTCACCGATACATAAGCTCTACAGGGTGCCGCGTAGAATGGCAGAGGGTCGCTTTGCCAGCGGAAGCGGTGCACAGCATTTAAAAACACTACTCTACAAGTTCCTGGCAATAACGTCGACCGCTGCGACTGTTGCAGCTACAACGACAGCGACAATAGGTACACAGCTCAAGCACTTCAATGATGCAACAGCTTCAACCGCAACACCGTCAATTGCCACAAGTGCAACTTCGTTTGCGGTAGTGCCGACAACCTTCGCCACAGCTCTGAGTGTAGTATTCCCCAGCGTTACAAGCCTTAATGCCTTTATTCCAACGAATGCCACCACAGTCGGCGGGGATCTTCCCGATGCAAGTGACAGCGCCCAAGTTACACTCTACGACTCTAGCACTATGTCTATTTTGAATCGTAGCAGTGTTACCTTAAGCACTGCCGCCACCACTGCCAGTGCTCACGCTGCTGCCTCCATGGATGCTTACCTGGTGGCGTTGCGCTGGCCGCAGGCGCTCGCCGTTGCAATTTTCGTGCTGCTGATCCTGGTGACGGTGGTCGGCAACACACTAGTCATACTGTCCGTGCTGACCACACGCCGGCTGCGAACCGTCACCAATTGCTTCGTGATGAACCTGGCCATCACTGATTGGCTTGTGGGCACGTGTGTGATGCCACCTGCTGTTATGCTCTATGTTGTTG GTAGCTGGCGCTATGGTTGGATCCTGTGCGACATTTGGATTTCACTGGACGTTCTGCTCTGCACCGGTTCCATACTAAGCTTGTGCGCCATTAGTCTCGACAG ATATCTCGCAGTGACTCAACCCCTTAATTATTCCAAAAAACGCCGTTCGAAGCGCTTGGCATTAGGTATGATATTTATTGTGTGGGTGACGGCGCTATTAATCTCATGTCCACCGTACTTGGGCTG GTACGAGCCGGGACGTCGGCGTGAAGATAATGTCGTTTGCCGCTACAATCAAAATAAGGGATATGTGGTGTTTTCCGCAATGGGCTCATTTTTCATTCCGCTCGCCGTTATGATGTACGTTTACATGAAGATTGGCTACGTTCTTACGTCGCGGAGACAGCGCATGGTTCGTGATGCg AAGTCGGAGCGCACTGCGGATCATGATATAGACTGTGACAACTTTATTTCGGAGTCGGAGCATTATCAATGTGCCACACCGAAGTTTCCCTCGTTCAAGTCGCGTTGGGGTAGCGGCCATGCCAGCAGCAACAATAGCTCTGCTAAAAATCTCAGTTTGCATTGCAGCAAATGCAATAAGGTTTACCTCGACAATGCCAACAGTGGTAGCGCCAGTATTAACGGTGGTGGTCTCAAGCACCAAGCATCGTTCTATGAGTTGGTTGAGGTATCACGTTTAACATCAATAATTCAGTGCTCGGCAATGAACTGTAAATACGCCGGCGTCTGTATGCATTCCAGAGCAATGTCTGTACCGCTGGCCGAACGGCGCTCTTCCTCATTGCCCATGCAAGGTGTGCACTTCGTCGAGGATGGCATGTCATTTTCCGATAATTGTCTGGCGGCCAACTCGACGCTTACCACAAGCATGACCACAACAAGAGGTTTGAAATTCAATCCGATGTTGAGACAAAATCAAGAGCAGTCGCATGCACAACATCACCACAATCACCATCATCACCCTCATCGCATACCGATGCGTGTATCCACAACGAAGAGGGATACGAAAACCGCCAAGACGTTGACCATTGTTATGGGCGGCTTTATTGCCTGTTGGCTGCCGTTCTTTATCTACTACCTGTTAATGCCATTCTTGCCTCCGCCGGCTGTGTTGGAGGGTCTCATGTCCTTTCTGACATGGGTTGGCTGGGTGAACTGCGCGATTAATCCCTTCATCTACGCTTTCTACAATCCGGATTTTCGCACCGCCTTTTGGCGTTTGACTTGTCGACGCATTTGTAAGCAGAAGCCGCCACTCAACCATATGGCCATGTTTCGGGGCTAA
- the TyrR gene encoding octopamine receptor: protein MTVWPTDTNSDDLLAIVWAISAGTKSANGVNSLHKSANNIPLMMTRNDLHNRMTQQMPYAMYYSANNYNNNNGPPFDASNSSAQLLHVPTTTTVTAIADSPHTSTVMYDEQNMEVINRSLLLTTAVSASATPASGSNNSSPLQTGFMANNTNNIATAMDADEEWARFYDLMLSWQGICLIAVFSTFIVVTIIGNTLVILAVITTRRLKTVTNCFVMSLAIADLLVGIFVMPPAVAVHLIGSWRLGWVLCDIWISLDVLLCTASILSLCAISVDRYLAVTQPLTYSRRRRSKRLAFIMILVVWVLALAITCPPMLGWYEPGRRDLSECRYNQNEGYVIFSAMGSFFIPMAVMIYVYARISCVIASRHDHMTDISVHNKKFKRYTAADVEHDIDHDFSEQELSSGQRKQAAARTFSNQTIAKELHDVMLCEGEAGGVTTTAATDSSGNDNDNGGGGGSSPHCHSLLALSTANAKNNCYELTRPSSLRRTPTSSSTTTVMTSGCGGGGGLNIPTIGNTSLSDQHWSTRTLSVRHHHHFGASGGGGDSGAGLSAIASAASETTSSNLQPEAAALTRHTRIQQQHHHHHAKSLSNRITSLKKENKTTQTLSIVVGGFIACWLPFFIYYLITPFLEDHQVSRTLAKGLTWLGWFNSAINPFIYAFYSVDFRAAFWRLTCKRFFSVSMKPQFPANTMSIRR, encoded by the exons ATGACAGTTTGGCCTACCGATACAAATTCCGACGACTTACTCGCCATCGTCTGGGCAATATCAGCTGGCACAAAAAGTGCTAATGGAGTTAACTCGTTGCACAAAAGCGCTAATAATATCCCGTTAATGATGACGCGTAACGATCTCCACAATCGAATGACACAACAAatgccatatgcgatgtattaCAGCGCcaataactacaacaataacaatggtcCTCCCTTTGACGCTAGCAACAGTAGCGCGCAGCTGCTACATgtacctacaacaacaacagtgacaGCCATAGCTGATTCGCCACATACGAGTACGGTCATGTATGACGAGCAAAACATGGAAGTCATCAATCGCTCACTCTTGCTGACGACAGCTGTCAGCGCCTCCGCAACGCCTGCCagtggcagcaacaacagcagtccACTTCAAACGGGGTTTATGGCCAACAACACGAATAATATCGCAACTGCCATGGACGCGGACGAGGAATGGGCGCGGTTCTACGATCTGATGCTGTCGTGGCAGGGCATTTGTCTAATTGCTGTCTTCAGCACTTTCATTGTGGTTACCATCATCGGCAACACGCTCGTCATATTGGCCGTCATAACAACGCGTCGTTTAAAAACCGTAACTAACTGCTTCGTTATGAGCTTGGCTATCGCTGACCTTCTGGTGGGTATATTTGTGATGCCACCCGCTGTAGCTGTCCACCTAATAG GCTCCTGGCGTCTGGGATGGGTGCTCTGCGACATTTGGATATCACTGGATGTGCTGCTTTGCACGGCGTCCATACTGAGCCTGTGCGCCATCAGTGTTGACAG GTATTTGGCCGTTACGCAACCTCTGACCTATTCACGCAGAAGGCGCTCCAAGCGATTGGCGTTCATAATGATTCTGGTTGTTTGGGTCCTGGCGCTGGCTATCACGTGCCCACCGATGTTGGGTtg GTACGAGCCAGGGCGACGAGATCTAAGCGAGTGTCGTTACAATCAGAACGAAGGATATGTGATTTTCTCGGCCATGGGCTCATTTTTCATTCCGATGGCCGTTATGATTTATGTTTATGCGAGAATTTCATGTGTTATTGCGTCACGCCATGACCACATGACAGACATCAGTGTCCATAACAAG AAGTTCAAGCGCTACACAGCCGCCGATGTAGAACATGACATTGACCATGACTTCTCTGAGCAGGAGCTTAGTTCGGGCCAACGAAAACAGGCAGCAGCCCGCACATTTTCGAACCAAACCATCGCCAAAGAGCTGCACGACGTGATGCTGTGCGAAGGTGAAGCTGGCGGCGTCACTACCACGGCAGCTACTGACAGCAGTGGCAATGATAATGACaacggtggtggtggtggttctTCACCTCATTGCCACTCTCTACTTGCTCTAAGCACAGCGAATGCCAAAAATAATTGCTATGAATTAACGCGTCCGTCATCTTTAAGGCGTACCCCGACATCGTCCTCCACCACGACCGTAATGACAAGCGGTTGCGGCGGTGGCGGTGGCCTAAACATTCCTACTATTGGCAATACAAGCTTAAGCGATCAGCACTGGTCGACACGTACGCTTAGCGTGCGACACCACCATCACTTTGGCGCTTCCGGCGGGGGCGGCGACAGCGGTGCGGGCTTAAGTGCGATTGCTTCGGCAGCAAGTGAGACCACTTCGTCAAATTTACAGCCGGAAGCTGCTGCACTGACACGTCATACGCGcatacagcaacaacatcatcatcatcacgCCAAATCCCTTTCGAATCGCATCACTTCGCTGAAAAAAGAGAACAAAACTACGCAAACGCTGAGCATTGTTGTGGGCGGTTTTATCGCCTGCTGGCTACCGTTCTTCATATATTATCTGATAACTCCTTTCCTGGAGGACCATCAAGTAAGTCGAACGTTGGCGAAGGGACTTACCTGGCTCGGTTGGTTCAATAGCGCTATAAATCCCTTCATTTATGCTTTCTATAGTGTTGATTTTCGTGCGGCATTCTGGCGACTGACATGCAAGCGCTTCTTCAGTGTCTCCATGAAACCACAATTTCCAGCGAACACTATGTCCATAAGACGATAG